Part of the Companilactobacillus zhachilii genome is shown below.
TCGATTGACTTTTTACCAAGGGCTGGAAAAGAAACCTAAATTTCACGTTAATTCGTTATTTAGTTTGATTGTCCTAGCCAGTTTGGTCATGTTGGTATTCATTATTCGCTATACAAGACTAAAAGAAGTCTCCAATACATTTGATTTATTGATCAGTATGGCTGCTATCGTTTTATTTTTCTTTCTGGCATATTATCAACTCGATATTCATCGAAAACTGTTTCCATTGAGTATGGCTGCGGTTAACCGTGGCGTAGTGATGAATTATGTAATGTTATATGCTATTTTTGATAGCACGATTCGTTTTGGATTTAACAGTTTGATGTTAGTTTATACCATTTATTTGGTAGGTTTTCAGGTGGGACCATTTTTGAACAAGCGTCATCGGAACTTACGTTATCCACTCTTGTTATTAGGCCTTGTTTTAGCCTTGTTTAATCCAACATACTTTATTGGCTTATTCCTTTGTGCGGTCTTTGTGGGAGCTGATAATCGTATTTTAAATGATGAATTGTATGCCAATACGAATATTGATACGGAACGTGCCTTTTTGATCAAATATCAATTATCAAGTGTCGGGAATGTCTCACAACAATTAGTTTATATGACTACAATTTATTTCATCAGTTACTTTATGAAGATTGATGCGTTAGGATTCTTCAATAATAATATTAATGGTGGACCAACGATTGGCGTCTTGTATGGAGTACATATTTTTATTACTGCGGTCGTATTTGTTTGTGCCGCAATTACATTTTATTTTGTTCGCAAAAGAGAGCAAAAAAGGACCATTACAACGTTATAAAGTAAAATTTAATCAAAATTTTTGAGCATGAACGTATGTTTGAATATCAATAATTTAACCGTGGTATAACGACGATTTGTGAAATCAGTAGAATTATGTTTTGCTGAAAAAGAAAATAAGACTACTATATCTAGTATTTATGTGCTATATAACACATCATCTAGTATTTAGTAGTCTTATTTTTTTATTTATAATTTTGTAGAATGATATCAGTATTAAGCAGGTGTAGGAGGAAAATTTATGACTGCCAAATTAGATGAATTGGTATCCATTCCCGTTGAAAAAAGAAGTGGTGTGAAGACCGCTTTTTATCCATATAAAATAAACTTTGTCTTAGATCAATTGCAATTGACGGCGGAGCAACGCAGTTTTGTTGTCGATAAATTGGTTCAAAAGTTTCGTGACGTTCAGTTAATCAATACAGTTGAATTACATAAGTTTATTTTTCGTGTCTTAAATGATAACGGTATGGCTGAAGAAGCCATGGCCTATGAAACTTACTTTCGACAAGACCAAGAGAAATTTGCTCAAGCTACAAATGTTCAACTAAACATTGAGCGTTTGTTTAATCGCAATGAGGATGTTGTCCATGAGAATGCTAATAAAGATAGTAATATCTTCAATACACAACGTGATTTAGAGGCCGGAGTCGCTAGTCGAGCTATGGGTTTAAAGATGTTGCCAGAGATTGTTGCAAAGGCGCATTTGAGAGGTGATATTCATTGGCATGACCTAGACTACTCACCAGTAACGCCTGAAACTAATTGTTGTCTAATTGACTTTGATGAAATGCTTAGCAATGGTTTTAAAATTGGTAATGCCTGGGTCGCCTCACCACGTTCGATTCAAACGGCGACTGCCCAGATGTCACAAATTATCGCGAATGTTGCCTCGTTACAATATGGTGGCTGTTCGGCTAATCGTATTGATCAATTGTTGGCACCATATGCGGAAATTAATTATCAAAAGCACTTGAAAGATGCCAAAAAGTGGATTGTTGAAGATAAGCAAGTCGAGTTTGCTAAAGAAAAGACTCGTAAAGACATTTACGATGCCATGCAAGCGCTTGAATATGAAATCAATACACTTTACTCATCACAAGGTCAAACACCGTTTACCACCATTAATTTTGGTTTGGGGACCAATTGGCTTGAACGGGCAATTCAAAAAGCAATTTTGGAAATTAGAATTAAAGGTTTAGGAAAAGAACACCGAACAGCGATTTTTCCTAAGTTAACTTTTACAATCAAACGTGGCTTGAACCTAAATCCTGGTGATCCAAATTATGATATTAAAATGTTGGCACTGGAATGTTCAACTAAGCGGATGTATCCCGATTTGTTGATGTATGACAAAATTAAAGAGATCACCGGTAGTTTCAAGACCCCAATGGGATGTCGGTCATTTTTGCAAGGTTGGAAAGATGAAAATGGCAAAGAAGTAAATTCCGGGCGAATGAATTTAGGCGTTGTAACGGTCAATTTGCCACGAATCGCCTTGGAATCAAAAGGGGATATGGATTTATTCTGGCAAATATTTGAAGAAAAAATGCGGATTTGTCATGCTGCTCTAGCATATCGGATTGAACGGACCAAACAAGCCAAACCCGAAAATGCGCCGCTGCTTTATATGTATGGGGCATTTGGGAAACGTTTGAAAAAAGATGACAGTATCGATGAACTATTCAAAAATGAGCGAGCAACTGTTTCATTAGGCTATATCGGTTTGTATGAAGTATGTACAGAATTCTTTGGTAATAATTGGGAGAACAATCAAGAGGCCCATGATTTTGCCGAAGAGATTGTCAAAGCGTTACATGAAAAATGTGTTGGTTGGGCTAAGGAAAGTGGGTATCATTACAGCCTTTATTCGACTCCAGCGGAATCATTGACTGATACTTTTTGCCGTGATGATTTAGAGAAATTTGGCGTTATAGCGGATATAACGGAGAAAGAATATTACACTAATAGTTTTCATTATGATGTTAGAAAGCACCCTAATCCTTTTGAAAAATTGACCTTTGAAGAAGTATTTCCAAAATACGCTTCAGGTGGATTTATTCATTATTGCGAATATCCTAATTTACGACAAAATCCTAAGGCTTTAGAGTCTGTTTGGGATTGGGCATATGATCATGTGGGTTATCTAGGAACCAATACCTCAATCGATCAGTGCTTTGAATGTGGTTTTAAAGGTGAATTCAATGCCACAGCGCGTGGCTTTGTTTGTCCACAATGTGGTAACCACAATCCCATGACTTGTGATGTCGTTAAGCGGACCTGCGGATATTTAGGTAATCCCCAACAAAGACCAATGATTCATGGTCGCCACGTGGAAATTGCTTCACGTAGAAAAAATATGACTTCGGAGATGATAAAACATGCGGCAGAATATGAGAGAACCAAACAATCCGACTCCCAAAGAATGGTTGAGCGAGGACCTCAGTCTTAAAAGAATTGCCGATTATAAGCCGTTTAATTTTGTTGATGGTGAAGGTGTAAGATGTAGCCTATATGTTTCGGGGTGTCCATTTCGTTGTCCGGGGTGTTATAACGTTGCAGCTCAAGATTTTCGGTATGGAAAACCTTATACGAAAGAATTAGAAGATAGAATCATTAAAGATCTTAGTCAAAGTTATGTTCAAGGATTAACTTTTTTGGGTGGAGAACCATTCTTGAATACTCAAGTGTGCTTGTCGTTATGTAAAAGAATTAGAAAAGAGTTCGGACATACCAAGGATATTTGGTCATGGACTGGTTATTCATGGGAAGAGCTATTAAAGGATTCCGATGATAAGTTAGAGATGCTCTCGTTGATTGATATTCTAGTTGATGGACGTTTTCTACTACCTAAGAAAGATTTAACGTTACAATTTCGTGGATCATCTAATCAAAGAATCATTGATGTACCAAAGTCCTTAGCTAGTGGGAGCGTTACAATTTGGGATAAATTAGTTAAATAAGCTTTATCAAGCGATAAACGTAAAAATGAAGACGTTGCAATATAACTTTTAATAGACAAGAGAGTGGGACAAAACATGTTCAGCTTTCGAGCATTAAGGCAAATGTCCCCAGTAATCCGATTTTGGATTGCTGGGGACATTTGTTTTAAGCGGAAAAAGCTATGTTTTGTTCCACGTTTATGCTGCATGTTTAAAGACGACAATAGTTTTGTCCCAAACTCTTGCCTATTTTAATGCTCTAAAGCTGACCATATTTTGTCATGCGCTCTATTAACCAAAGCTACACAAGAATTTTAGATGGGGTTGTTATATTTTTTGTGCCATATTGTTCTTATTTTAACAAATAAATGCGGGATATTTTATTTGCTAAAATTGACTGGAATTTGACATAATCTATGCTACATGAATATCTTTCTGCTTAAAGCTATTTACCAATAATCTACTTATGTAGCCAATTGTAGACCACTATTTAAAATGATAACTAAATAAGAATGATTCCAAATAAAGGTTCACTTTCTTGATTGATGAATGTATAATCAAGTTATAAATAGAATTATCCATGGGAGGGTTGTGATTTTATGAACTCAGACAAAATTAAGCTATATGGTACGTTGACCATCGGTTTTGTAGCCGCAATTCTTGAGTTTGGTTTCCGTCAAGCAGGGTATGCACAACTTATTATCAGTATTTTGGGGTTACTGTTAGCTCTAATCATGTTTGTTGATATGATCAAAGTTCTCAAATCGGGTAACTTTGGAATCGACTTACTGGCCATTACGGCGATTGTCGCTACAATCTCGCTTGGTCAATATTGGGCTGGTTGGATTGTTTTGTTAATGCTAACTGGTGGTGATACTTTGGAAGAGTACGCCGCAAATAAAGCTAAAAGTGAATTGAAATCACTATTGGACAATACACCTTCAAAAGCCCATCTACTAGACAATGGTCATGTTAAAGACATTGATATTGACGATGTTAAAATTGGCGACGAGCTGTTGATTCGTCCTAAGGAACAAGTTCCAGTTGATGGGACAGTTTATGAAGGTCAGTCTGAGGTTGATGAGTCTTCACTTACAGGGGAGTCAGTTCCCATTAATGTAGCTGAAGGTAAGTATGTTATGTCAGGTTCTATTAATGGCGAAAATCCTTTTAAGATTCGTGCGGAAAAAATTGCGGCTGATTCTGAGTATCAAGCTATTGTTAAGTTAGTTAAAGAATCGGAAACACATCCAGCACATTTTGTTCGATTAGCGGATCGTTATGCGGTTCCATTTACGTTGATTGCGTATGTGATTGCCGGGATTGCTTGGTATATTTCGAAAGATCCAGTTAGAATTGCCCAAGTTTTGGTTGTTGCTTCACCTTGTCCCTTGATTTTGGCTGCACCAATTGCTTTCGTATCAGGAATGAGTCGCACTAGTCGTAACGGGATTATTATCAAATCTGGAACCGCTTTGGAAAAACTTAATTCGGCCAATACGGTGGCTTTTGATAAAACAGGTACGATTACCATGGGAAAATTAGTAGTTAATCAGTTTAAAACGGCAAATAATTTCAAACCTGAGACAGTCATGTCGTACGCAGCTTCGATTGAACAAAATTCGAGTCACGTTATGGCCGAAGCAATTGTTAATTACGCCAAAGATCGTAATTTATCAATCATTAATGCTGAAGACTTGAAGGAGGTTACGGCTGAAGGGATTGTTGGTAAAATAGATGGACATGTCGTTAGGGTTGGTCAAGGTAAGTTTGTGACTGATGAACCTGTTGATGAAGTAGAAGGTTCCGGTGTGTACATTTCGATCGATGGTAAGTATGCTGGTGTTTATAGTTTGCTTGATAAAATCCGTCCAGAATCGAAATCAACAATTCAAAAGTTAAAAGATTTTGGTATTAAAAATATTCTGATGATTTCAGGGGATAAAAAAGAAGCAACCGAATTAGTTGCTTCAGAAGTTGGTATCACTAAGGCTTATCCTTCAAGTTTGCCAGCTGATAAGGTTAAAATTATCAATGGTTTGGATAAAGAGTATCATCCAACAGTTATGGTCGGTGATGGTGTCAATGATGCACCGGCACTAGCTTTAGCAGATGTTGGTATTGCAATGGGATACAAGGGTGCTAATGCTGCCAGTGAATCAGCAGATGCCGTTATTTTGCAAGACGACCTAAGTAAGGTTAGCTTAGTTGTTAAAATAGCTC
Proteins encoded:
- the nrdD gene encoding anaerobic ribonucleoside-triphosphate reductase, whose protein sequence is MTAKLDELVSIPVEKRSGVKTAFYPYKINFVLDQLQLTAEQRSFVVDKLVQKFRDVQLINTVELHKFIFRVLNDNGMAEEAMAYETYFRQDQEKFAQATNVQLNIERLFNRNEDVVHENANKDSNIFNTQRDLEAGVASRAMGLKMLPEIVAKAHLRGDIHWHDLDYSPVTPETNCCLIDFDEMLSNGFKIGNAWVASPRSIQTATAQMSQIIANVASLQYGGCSANRIDQLLAPYAEINYQKHLKDAKKWIVEDKQVEFAKEKTRKDIYDAMQALEYEINTLYSSQGQTPFTTINFGLGTNWLERAIQKAILEIRIKGLGKEHRTAIFPKLTFTIKRGLNLNPGDPNYDIKMLALECSTKRMYPDLLMYDKIKEITGSFKTPMGCRSFLQGWKDENGKEVNSGRMNLGVVTVNLPRIALESKGDMDLFWQIFEEKMRICHAALAYRIERTKQAKPENAPLLYMYGAFGKRLKKDDSIDELFKNERATVSLGYIGLYEVCTEFFGNNWENNQEAHDFAEEIVKALHEKCVGWAKESGYHYSLYSTPAESLTDTFCRDDLEKFGVIADITEKEYYTNSFHYDVRKHPNPFEKLTFEEVFPKYASGGFIHYCEYPNLRQNPKALESVWDWAYDHVGYLGTNTSIDQCFECGFKGEFNATARGFVCPQCGNHNPMTCDVVKRTCGYLGNPQQRPMIHGRHVEIASRRKNMTSEMIKHAAEYERTKQSDSQRMVERGPQS
- the nrdG gene encoding anaerobic ribonucleoside-triphosphate reductase activating protein, with translation MRQNMREPNNPTPKEWLSEDLSLKRIADYKPFNFVDGEGVRCSLYVSGCPFRCPGCYNVAAQDFRYGKPYTKELEDRIIKDLSQSYVQGLTFLGGEPFLNTQVCLSLCKRIRKEFGHTKDIWSWTGYSWEELLKDSDDKLEMLSLIDILVDGRFLLPKKDLTLQFRGSSNQRIIDVPKSLASGSVTIWDKLVK
- a CDS encoding heavy metal translocating P-type ATPase, which gives rise to MNSDKIKLYGTLTIGFVAAILEFGFRQAGYAQLIISILGLLLALIMFVDMIKVLKSGNFGIDLLAITAIVATISLGQYWAGWIVLLMLTGGDTLEEYAANKAKSELKSLLDNTPSKAHLLDNGHVKDIDIDDVKIGDELLIRPKEQVPVDGTVYEGQSEVDESSLTGESVPINVAEGKYVMSGSINGENPFKIRAEKIAADSEYQAIVKLVKESETHPAHFVRLADRYAVPFTLIAYVIAGIAWYISKDPVRIAQVLVVASPCPLILAAPIAFVSGMSRTSRNGIIIKSGTALEKLNSANTVAFDKTGTITMGKLVVNQFKTANNFKPETVMSYAASIEQNSSHVMAEAIVNYAKDRNLSIINAEDLKEVTAEGIVGKIDGHVVRVGQGKFVTDEPVDEVEGSGVYISIDGKYAGVYSLLDKIRPESKSTIQKLKDFGIKNILMISGDKKEATELVASEVGITKAYPSSLPADKVKIINGLDKEYHPTVMVGDGVNDAPALALADVGIAMGYKGANAASESADAVILQDDLSKVSLVVKIARDTMKVAREAVLIGIFICIALMIVAAFGLIPTIIGALLQEVVDTVAILYALRARSDRL